Genomic segment of Trifolium pratense cultivar HEN17-A07 unplaced genomic scaffold, ARS_RC_1.1 scaffold_62, whole genome shotgun sequence:
atttttataaaaaaagaaaagaaacataaccaattttttttataaacgaaacataaacaatattactacaaagtttacgactaaccattaataataatataataaatttaattagtatcaaactaACTAATTTACCCTAAATATGAGGTTCACATAATTTAATTATGAGGTTCACGTAATTCGGCAATTATTAGGAAGACATTGGAGGGTGGTGATTGACCATACTTTTCGGGAACGCAACAAGTGTGCAGACCTTTTGGCTAAATTGGGAGCTTTAGCGAATTCTCCTCTAGTGCTGTTAACAGTCCCCCCTACCGAGTTGCTCAACCTTATTGACGCTGACGCTAGGGGTGTGATTTTTATTAGAGAGTAGtcccttttgttttgtttttctctttttttctctcttgtaaaaaaaaaaaaatttaccctaaatattcataataaaatttataattttttattaaaaatatacacgggaccattatttgtcactaaaacataaaaaattgaataaataagtttacaagaaataattaacacaataatttcacttatattttaacaatattatataacaaatttttaaatatttaattttaaataaattttctacattaatatagtaacaaactcaaatattgaataaaagtcCATAGACTCATGCGAATGTACGGGCCTTTAAACTAGTTTCCATAGCGAAGAATTCCATCCAACCACATGTTCCCCTATTTTTTAAGAATTATTGATTATATCATTGCCTAAAATTTTTACaattgtataaaaataatttaatggaatcaaacattatatttttcatcacaTACGAAAACATTTCCTTATTAAATTGGtaattttaatattgataatttaaattttaaaccaatgaGACAATGCACGGAATACAATTATTTTGGATATACATATTTTTTGACGCAATTATTTTGGATATACATGAAAttccataatctgaacaattttgttattttgactaaataattTGAACACaactatttttatgttattcataaaaatcaatacaattgattataaaaaattattaaaaaaatacaagtaGAAAGcaatacttatttattttataaattgacATTTCACTATTTCTAAATTCTAAGTGCATGAAACGAACCAACGCGGAGAATTGTGCAGACCGCGCGATTCGTGTGGAAACATGGGCATCTTACTATTATCTTCGTCCTTAAATGTAAGACCTCATTACGGAGATTAAGAATGTGAGTTTTTGTATTAAAATAGTATTTAATACCcttgaaattgtaaaaatattacaaatatatGCACttgttggtaaaaaaaataattaatacccttgaaatttaaaagggataaaaaagaaacaaaaaaagtaGAAGAGGATCTTATATTTAGATACAGAGATAGTAGTTATCTActatactaatatattaaaatcgattaccactaaagtttctaatttatccttattacttttaaccaagTTGCAAcgttgtaagtttttttttaaaaaaaatactcaataaaaaaaaacatttttcatcaaaaaaagaaaagaaacataaacaatactATATTGCTATcaagtttactactaaccactaataataatataataaaattaactagtatcaaacttactaaattatctcaaatattcttaataaaatttataattttttattaaaaatatacactggaccattatttatcactgaaacataaaaaattaaataaataaatttaccaaaaaaaataataattccacttatattttaacaatattatataacaatttttaaatattaataaattttttaccttaatataataaaaatttagataTCGAATAAAAGTTAATGGACATGTGCGAATGCACGAGTTTTAAACTAGTTATTAATAAAGGAGGTATATACAACGTTATACCAGCACATCAATTTTGTCAACGCAACAAAAGCTattgaaagaataaaaaaacatacGTTCCTTTGCTTAAGCTATTGAACGAATAAAATAACACATTCCTTTGTTTAATTCGTACATAAatcattgtcaaaaaaaattagtacatAAATCAATTTCATTTAGCGCCTAATCTTTTCTAAAAATTGAAGTCAACTTTTAAGGTGTGTCATTTTAGTATTTAACTTGTTAATGGTGTTTTACTAAAATCCTTATTTTTTATGGATACTAAAATTgttactctctccgtcccacaATGAGTGAGCCAATTAACTGCGTCATGTCAATGCATAtatttgacgattaatattttagtattttgatTCTGGTTTTCACTTTGACAAATTGCTTGCATATAGTTGGCATTTTTTACCTTttgatcctttttataaaagacaatttacctttctaaatttattaaataaataatgtatatATTATAGACAAAATACATTATGTACTCGATGAATAGAGAAAAATGAGCTGTctcttataaaattaattagaaaaagTATATTTTGGGGAACTTTTATGTGATTTGTAGTCCCCAAAATTCGTTTTATTGTTATTTCccaaaaatctattttatccGTTGTTTAATGTTAGTGGgcctttagtcaaaaaaaaaaaaaaatgttagtggACCTAATGAAAATATTACAGTAACGACCTAAAAATTCTGTTTGCGTTGTTTAATggtgtttatgtttttttcctcaaaattcATAGTATTGTTTAATGTTGGTGGACTTGATGATAGTAACaaccttaaaaaatatttttgcattGTTTAATGGTGATTGACCTAAAGCTAGTAACATTAAAAATAGGAGAGTGCATTGTTAAATGggtttatgtttttcattttgtgTACAGAAGGATTTTCATGACAACATATTCATATGCGGATTTGgatcatcttcttttttttttggtcatcTTTCAAGAGATGAAGATGGGTAACTGATGAAGTATCTAAATGGAGTGGTAGACATCATGCTTCCAATGGATATAGAGTTAGTCAATTATTTTGAAActaatttgttcaattttttttgtttgtattgtaAGACTCTGATGtaacttattttcatatataggctttgtttggtaaaatataGCTAATAGCGGATGAGCTTATAGCagatagcttataagctagcttttaacttatagcgaataagctacttgattgaatttgtagtgtttgttaaaattaacggttgaattagcttataagtatgaaatgatataaaaatgatatgtttgattaacatttattttttttcaaggaagatgataggggtaaaattggaaggaatgataataagctataagctacttgaaatagcatttgaaaaataattaagttataaactagtaaaataaactataatttttttaaaaaaaaacggttaccaaacagagcttttATAATACCTAGAAGACACATTGTTAAATAATGCAAATCAAGTTGATAATACAAAGAATAGATCACAAGGCAAGGGAATGAGAGTTAACTTGCAAATCAAGTTATATAAAGATTAGTGCTAGGTCATGATAACCCTCTATGCTGAATTAATGTGGGTGATATTGGCCATTGAAATAGCTTATGATAAACATTGGAATTGTTCTTGGCTATAATGTGACTCTAAGCTTGCTACTTTATCTTCAAAATTCGAATCTTCTCATATGGTTCCTTGGCAGCTCAAAAATAGATGCAATAATTGCTTGTTTAGGATCACAAacatgaattttatttatactcatatttataAGGAACGAAATCATTGCGTCcatttgatctgcaaaatataaatactggacagaacagtacaagacagaacagcacaagacaaacgtttaaggtattgaacaaactttgtgttgtacgatgtttggtggacaaaaggttattttggtattttagacaacttgtgctgaagacaaaaagttgtcccgtggttctgtgggggacaagaatttcaaattttgtcctgtcccttggcccccagtttgtccagtaccaggaacagttttaaaatcaagcACGGTACAGCagaagttgtcctgtccagtcccttaatttttagcagatcaaacgcacccattGTGCGATAAATTATTCCATTTCGTTAGGGTAGACATTTCTACAAATAGATTAGGACTTCACTTCCCTATTTTTGATTTTGCTAGCTCTTTATGGGTTTTAGCTCTTGTTCCCCCTCTTTTACATGTTCTCTTGATATTTATATATAGGTTAAATTattcttttggtcccttaaacgTTCCGTTTCGGTCCCTTAACTTATTTCCGCTagttgcataaaaaaaaagaaaaaacttgttTCCGTTAGCCAacttggtcctttccgtcaactTTTAACCTCAAAATTCTAAGGTGGACTAACATTGTAGATGGTCCACCAAAAacttcattaattttttaaattttaaccatttgattttttttgtcaaaacgAGAGCCATTAGATCATGTAGGTCTATTATATTTAATCATGAACCACCAACACCTAAACTTATTGGATTAATGAGGTTGGTATTTTGTAGTTTACTTTGTTAGATTTTAATTTCTGGTATTTTAGCTTTAAAAATCAAAGCTTCTTCACGAGTTGCTTAAAAACTAAAGCTTGGTTTTTGGACTTTAATTTTTGGGTTGTTTTTTTAGATCcgggtttgtttttttttaattcaaggTTTGGAGGAATTTTTATATGGGcacaaacccaaaaaaaaattatttaggcactgtgaagaaaaaaaatgaaaaaagactaaatgatgtgacaatttaaattttattttaacttttaaaatttttgagtGTGTGTCTAATTAGATTTTTCTTGGGCTTGTTCCCAACTAAGTCTTCCTCCGAGGTTTGATAAAGGCTTACGGTAGCTTATAGGTGAAGTGTTTCAATTTCAAAGTTTTTGGATTTTAATCCCAATTATGATATGTAATGTTCTTGCTAGTTTTCTTGGAATGAGACCTAATCGacgatgtttttattttacctTGATAGGAAGGGTCATTGATTCTACGTAACCCTAAACGATTAGGGAATCAGAGCCACGTAAGATGCTCAGTACTAATATTAGGTTTTCACATTAATTTGGTGAAAGAAGAACGTGGTCATGGGAGTAGAGGAGAAAATAGTGGTAAGGAATAGTTGATATAATGTAGGAAGTAGTGCAAATGATGGAGTAAATGTAGAGAACAGTGGGTGAAAGAGAGGTTTAGTTCTGACTTAGGCTCGCTAGGTCCCACGTGCTCCTATCTTCCCGGACTCATATCGCCTTTATATCTGGTAAGATAGGCGGACTTGGTTTTATGAGGGAGTCAACACATGTTTAGGCCTATGACAACCTAGTGTATCATGTCCATCTCTAAATTTTGGGACTCGCCCAGTCcatataacattaattttattatttaaaaaataaaataagtggtTTCTCGTGTGGCTATACACTAATGGAAAATCACACTGCAATTGCGAGGTGATGTGGTTGCGGCAACTACCGTAACAACAATATTGCTTCAGCAATCGAGTTCTCATGAAATCATCCACTGAACACACGACTGAATATTCAGATCAATACTTATTTTGATtcatatatatactccctccagtccttactataaaaagaaatttaccttttagattcatagaatattggatgtatctagtcaataatatgaaccagatacatctaacattctatgaatctaaaaagtaaactttttcttataataaggactgGAGGGAGTAGTCAGCTATGAGACCTTAAACATTGTAATAATATCCAACGCACAATTCTCAATCAGTCATAAAATTAGAGTGGTATGACAGTTGAATTCTTATACTCATAAATAAACATGTTCACATAATTCCTAACTCAACcgacaaaaatatcaaaatgttAGGTTAGACGTCGTGACCGAGATTCAAATTggggatctcacaattatatgtgagtttaattaccACTTcatttaagacaaaaaaaaaaaaaaaacatgttcacAATTGCACCTAATTTCCCATTATGATGAAATCAAATAAACAGAAAGCAAAAATTACTTTATCAATCAATTCACACTCAGACATGCATATAGTACCCACCCAAACCCTAATTTATGATCTTCACACTCACacataaataaagaaaacaaaaaatcttaattCATTAATAACTTTTATTAAGATATCAAAGTTCACTAattaagaaaaactaaaatcaagaaaaaataaagaaaacaacatCTTCATGATCCACCAGTGACACTACCATTAAAGATTTCAATGGTATCACCTTGACTAACATGATGCCATCGAAATGACTTATCATCATCCATAACATTCTGCTTGTAAATGAAAAAGTAACCATCTTGTGGAagatgaagttgaagcatttgATTCAATCTTTGAAGCTCTTTCCTTAATTCTCCGACATTATCGGAAGCATTCATCTCCACAGAAATTTTCTTTGTTCCACTCTTTGGCAAAACCATCAGCTTCAATTTCTTCGAGGCTCCGCCTCCACCACTAACCACCGCCGGTGCTGTCGGCATCGGTGGCTTAAAACTCAcctcaatttcatttttctccGAAAACTCACAATCGCGTAACAACTGATTGTCGTGCAATTCGGTTCCAGTCGAGTGCAACATGACTTTGTTCAGTGGGACATTATTTTGATCAATGTCATGAATTTTCTCTTTCAACTTTAAAACGGTGTCGTTTTTGTCGATTTCGATGGGAATGTGGGATTTGGATGAAGGAGTTTTGATGTTGAGGTGAAATTTGGTATCTTCAACCGGCGGTTTGTGATGATCGGAATCTGAGGCAACCATGAGGTGAATGCGCGAGTTTTGAAAAATTGCGCATTTCCAAATGTCACCGTCGTCTTGAAGAATTTGGCCATTGAAGATTAGGGTTTGTTTAGAGACCGGAATTCCTTGatacttttgaattttttctttgatttctaaaATTGTATCAAAGAATCCTACTTCAATTGAGAATGGTCTTCCTCTTTGCActtcaaaaattacatccatttTATTCAACTAGAATAAAATGATGTAGTCACTGAAATCTACCTATATAACTAAGCCTCATGTTGGTTCTCTAACTAAATCATGACTTACTCAATTCAGTGATGATGATATACTAATATCAGTAACTAAAATCCCTAATTTCTCTAACTCCAATTAAAATTCAAACGTGAACTTTGTTAGTATCACTTGTTAATAGGGAATGTGTTGCATGAGCTAAATAACACAATTTATAGATTATATATAGTgagtcaatattttttttttttataattagtgAGTCAATgtttaaacaaattatatttgactaaaaatatattcttaacaaaaaaatatttgaccgtaaaaaaaaaaaacaaaaaaatatttgactcAAAATATTCCgtcaaaaagaaaatttgactcaataaaaaaaattatattttatagataattttatttttatttttatagaggCGTGTATATAGTGCACAAGTCATTCAAGTCTTGCACTGTGTTAAACTTCTTTCTTCCGTTAGATCGAAATACTCTACAAGATAGTATAACGTGTTGCTTGTATTATATTAATTACTTTTCTTGTCCCGTTTTTGTCGCCATCTTTATtgtttatgcataaaaaaaacttgagaaTTACACCCTCTATGGTATGATGACCACTCAATAATGGCTCTACTACCACTCTTGTATTGGCATTGCGGTTGCGGCCActctaaaaaaacaaagaaagaaaaaatattgagTTGAAAAGAATGGGGAGAGAATAGAGGAAAAATAACCCGAATTTCCTCTGAGTTTAGTTATCCTCAAAGTCAACCAATACAAAACGTAATCACATGCCTATGTTTCAATATTAATAGAATTTGTATGTTTActttaagttttacgtttgtaacacttaaatttttaagttttttaatcaACAAAATGATCATTTAAGTATTTGCACCGAGTAGATGcccttttcattaaaatatCCACCATGGTGGAAGTCAATATTAACGGTCATGGTGCAACAAGGTAACATAGAGGTTAACTGGAGGGGTAATTGTGCAACgaattaaaaacttaaaagacaTATTCGTTATCTAAAAAACATAAGAAACTTAActgttacctaaaaaacttaaagaatTTGAAAAGATTTCTAAATGTATTTGGCCTTAATAGAAATAGAGCGGTTTTTTGGTTACCAAAATAGCGGCTGACATTTAGTTCTTAACAAAgactaaaaaaatattcttctttttatttattgatcTTAGGTATCAGAATTAGATGATTCTTCCGATGAGATAAGACATATCCTGATGGTGGTTGTGAGCTTCAAGCACGGAGGGGAAagatacatgcaaaaatattaaGTCAAAAAATGTTAAGTCAATAACAGCTCAAGATGAGGGTGTATGAATCTGGTGAAATGTGTGTACCTTGACAGTGAGTGCATATGCATATATGTAGGAGTGGGTATGAATTGAGGAGTACATACCATGCAGGGGTCATTATCTTGCGGGGAAGCGCAATATAAGGTacagtttcaaaaaaaaaaaaaggtacgaTGTGCCTTAACTGGAACATGCATGGATGAGTGGTATTGGACCTTAAGATATATAGGGCTTCCAAGTATTGTGAGCTTTAGTCCCGTCCGAAACAATTGCCCCCCAAGAGTTTGCTATGAATATAGGAAGGATTTTGAATCATGGCGTAAGCCAAAACCAGGAAAATACAGGGCCTCGTTCTTCTTAAACGATATTGACTGTATGCGTACCAGAGTTGACTCTGGACCCTTATGATGAGGATTTGTTGTGGATTATAGTGAATTTCAGGTGTTGTAACCGTTTCGCTTAGTGTGTTCTGACGTGGACTTTGATTAGAAGTGAAAAGACCTTTTGGGTGCTCCGAGCTTTGTGTCTCCCACTCACCTGTTAGTGTTCAATGAAGCGCCTAGGGATTTTGAGTATAGTTGTAATTTCGATGTACTATTGAGCCGTGGATTTTGTTTTCAATCCTCCTTTCAATCTGGTGCATTGATCTTCCccaaaaaaagtataaataggCAGGagtttgttttatattttatccTCCAATGTAGGtgtttttttcatcaaaatactCAATTCATGGGTTATCTAATAAGGAGAGCCTCTAACATAATCCATGAATTAAGGAACAACTCCAAGTAGGGATTTAGATCTTCGGATGCGATCCAACAACAGCAACTTCGCATGTACTAGCAAGAAATGTCACACACAATCAATCTTTTCCACCAacatattaatttgtttataaataaagaaaatacattcgctataagct
This window contains:
- the LOC123901275 gene encoding ubiquitin domain-containing protein 7SL RNA1-like, with the protein product MDVIFEVQRGRPFSIEVGFFDTILEIKEKIQKYQGIPVSKQTLIFNGQILQDDGDIWKCAIFQNSRIHLMVASDSDHHKPPVEDTKFHLNIKTPSSKSHIPIEIDKNDTVLKLKEKIHDIDQNNVPLNKVMLHSTGTELHDNQLLRDCEFSEKNEIEVSFKPPMPTAPAVVSGGGGASKKLKLMVLPKSGTKKISVEMNASDNVGELRKELQRLNQMLQLHLPQDGYFFIYKQNVMDDDKSFRWHHVSQGDTIEIFNGSVTGGS